The following proteins are co-located in the Hevea brasiliensis isolate MT/VB/25A 57/8 chromosome 11, ASM3005281v1, whole genome shotgun sequence genome:
- the LOC110661564 gene encoding uncharacterized protein LOC110661564 isoform X4, producing MITLNKDKDAVVKELKSQASNQKFSCLDEVMAELKYWMMQLITEEEYELQLSDLGPGMAGGDASKESRKRKREVSRKVRAMKGAATADAQTLHCESIEVPSSPTRPQEQPIPEIEVIAPAPQQIELPPPPPPPPPPSSSNIEGESSGPTVRTLSRGAQLLIQSLERNRSTRGNPDIAKVMGASICFQEDRNRLAEESLDDILAQTMSLGLEAITNQHILREKPHGLKKEILKAVQDASVAQAQLSSANEYIARMEDQMKRYEERIVEAERELEDSRAGWSADLARYAEDLQAKEEELRAKDEELQAKEEESTTKEAEAYVNAHNDLMAELKKRHPEEDFSWMNELAP from the exons ATGATCACTTTAAATAAGGACAAAGACGccgtggtgaaagagttaaagtctcaggcgtccaatcagaaattctcttgcttagacgaagtgatggccgaactgaagtattggatgatgcagctgatcactgaagaagaatatgagcttcagctctctgacctcggccctg gtatggcgggcggtgatgcttccaaggagagccgcaaacgaaagagggaggtctccagaaaagtgagGGCGATGAAGGGGGCCGCCACTGCCGATGCTCAGACCCTTCATTGTGAATCAATAGAGGTGCCAAGCTCTCCAACCCGACCTCAGGAGCAACCGATCCCTGAGATAGAAGTCATCGCCCCAGCTCCTCAACAAATCGAGCTTccacctccccctcctcctcctcctcctccgagCTCTTCCAACATAGAAGGGGAGTCATCTGGTCCCACGGTCAGGACACTTTCCCGGGGCGCACAACTTCTAATCCAATCATTGGAAAGGAACCGTTCTACTAGGGGGAATCCCGACATagccaaagtcatgggagcttccatttgcttccaagaagatcggaacAGATTGGCGGAGGAGAGCTTGGATGAtatcttagctcagacaatgagcttaggcttagaggccatCACAAACCAGCATATTCTCAGAGAGAAACCCCATGGTTTGAAGAAAGAGATCCTTAAGGCGGTCCAAGATGCCTCTGTtgcacaagctcagctctcctctgctaacGAGTACATTGCCAGAATGGAGGATCAGATGAAGCGTTATGAGGAGAGGATCGTTGAGGCGGAACGGGAACTCGAAGACTCTCGAGCTGGTTGGTCTGCCGATCTCGCTCGTTATGCTGAAGACCTTCAggcgaaggaggaagagctccgagccaaggatgaggagcttcaagctaaggaagaggagagcactaCGAAGGAGGCCgaggcttatgtgaacgcccataatgacCTTATGGCCGAGCTGAAGAAACGacatcctgaagaggacttctcctggatgaacgAGCTCGCCCCATAG